The Lolium perenne isolate Kyuss_39 chromosome 6, Kyuss_2.0, whole genome shotgun sequence genome segment gaaaaccttactgagacgccgccgccgccaatcccatctcgggggattcgggagatcgcctccggcaccctgccggagaggggattcatctcccggaggactctacgccgccatggtcgcctccggagtgatgtgtgagtagttcacccctggactatgggtccatagcagtagctagatggttgtcttctcctcattgtgcttcattgttggatcttgtgagctgcctaacatgatcaagatcatctatctgtaattctatatgttgcgtttgttgggatccgatgaatagagaatacttgttatgttgattatcaaagttatgtctatgtgttgtttatgatcttgcatgctctccgttactagtagatgctctggccaagtagatgcttgtaactccaagagggagtatttatgctcgatagtgggttcatgtctccgtgaatctggggaagtgatagaaatctctaagattatggatgtgctgttgccactagggataaaacattgatgctatgtctaaggatgtagttattgattacattacgcgcaatacttaatgcaattgtctgttgttagcaacttaatactggagggggttccgatgataacctgaaggtggactttttaggcatagatgcatgctggatagcggtctatgtactttgtcgtaatgcccaattaaatctcactatactcatcataatatgtttgtgcatggtcatgccctctttatttgtcaattgtccaactgtaatttgttcacccaacatgctgtttatcttatgggagagacacctctagtgaactgtggaccccggtccaattctctatactgaaatacaatctaccgccatcttttttttcgtttttacgcaaacaatcatcatccacactatacatctaatcctttgttacagcaagccggtgagattgacaacctcgctgtttcgttggggcaaagtactttggttgtgttgtgcaggttccacgttggcgccggaatctctgttgttgcgccgcactacatcccgccgccatcaaccttcaacgtgcttcttggctcctactagttcgataaaccttggtttcatactgagggaaaacttgccgcggtacgcatcacaccttcctcttgaggttcccaacggacgcgtgctgtacgcgcatCAAGGGTCGGAACGTTGACAAGCCGGAGGGaaacaagaaggccaaggagaggaTCAACCTCGAGGGGGAGGCTGCATTGTTGAGGGAAAAGTTTGATCAAATGATGAAGTCCAATGAGGTGATAGCGGCCAAGACTTTGGAGACCGAGCTTGTCATCATCAAGAGGAAGAAGGAGGTGAGTTTTGCCAAGGTTGAAGCCAACCGAGAGGAAGCAATAAACAAGGCCAAGTTGGAGGAGATGAGGATCAACGTGAAGAAGGCCAAAGCAATGAAGCAACTATTGGCCGaggagagggagatcatgatgATGAACAGCAAGGACATGAATGATCAACAACTGGAGTGGTGGAAGGAGACCTCGGCGGAGATCATGGAGAGACGAAGACTAGCTCGTCAAGAGGCAAGTGGTGGTGGCTCGGTGAgtgatggaggtggtggcaaTGATTGTCACGGCGAGCCAACCTCGGTTTGATGCCGGCGGTGAGAGGAGATGGTGAACTATGAACTATTTGCTACGATTGTGTCATTTGATATCTGCACGATAAACTATGCATGAATTGTTTGCATTTGATTGTGTTATTTCTTTGATCATCTGCAAATTCTTTGATAAACCCTGTTTTTACGGGTTCGGAAGCCGCTGGAGCAGAATTCTGTTTTACAGTTTTagtttacgggctctgttctgcGCAGCCATTTTACAccccgtaaacacgagttcggtAAACTGAACTCCACTTTTTCAGTTCGCgtttttacgggctctgctagagatgctctaagaggaTACAGTGCTTGGCATCCAGCAAGAAGAAACTGCATTTGCCTAGtcattttcatttttaaaaaaaattacatacGCCTTCAACATGAGCCGGGTTCCATTATTAAAGGATAACAAAGGATAACAGAACAAAGTTCATTGGTACTTTGTTCACTAATATATATTTTTTTAGATATGTTCCAAGTGAACTAGATACAAACTAAAATAAGTGAACTTACACATACAAACTTAAGTGAGTGAGCCTCCAAAAAGGCTAAAACGTCTTATAAAAGAGAATGGAGGGAGTAGTTACCAGAGTAGGCAGTAACCAAAAAACTTCCGAACCGAAAAACCCAGATTCAGTCTTCCGAATACGTGGGGAGGATGATTTTGCAGCTGGCGCAGAACAGAACCCGTAAACACGAACTGAAAAAACATAATTCAAATGTCGCGAGAAAATTCGTTGATGATCATATATATAGATGGATGGTAGTTTgatgctccgattgagcatcaAAAGCTACATAATCGTTACTGAAAACCTAAATTAGCTAGTAGCCTAACCACACGGACTAAATTCTGAGCAAAAGGAGGCCCGATTGGCCTCTGCGCGAGGCGCTGACGGAGCTCGAGCGTCGAGGCGGAGGACAGCGTCGACGCGACGGACGGTGAAGAGCTCCGCTACTCCAACTCAAGCTCGACTATCTCGAGCTTGACGCGGCGGACGCGCGCGTCCCGACGCGCGTCTCGTATTCCCGCATTTGGCGGACGGAGTCGACCTCCTCCCAGCGGAAGCGAACGCGGGCCTCCTTCGCAGAGATCGCTTCTATATGCGCGACGACGCCGTCCTCCTCGTTGGAGTCGTGCATGTAGTCTCTCGCGGAGAACGTGGGCTCACGCGCGGGGACGAGCTCCTCCTCAAAGAGTGGTGGGCGGCTCGAACCcccggacgaggagccttcgccgTCGTTGCTGCCGTACTTGGCGAGTTtccctgggggcgtgagcccccagttcgtcCACCGGCGGGCGCTGCGCTTGCGCGCGCCCTACGATCGCTAGAACTTCTGGCGTTCCTCGTCCGGGCGGAACACGGGGTCCGCGGCGGCGAGTCCCCGCCGCCCAATCCCGCGCCGCCCCCTGCAGAGCCACCACGCGAGGCCATGTCGTCGCAGAGCAGGGGCGAAGCTAAGCTTTTGCATGCTCGATTGCTCGCCGGGGGGAGGCTGCGGCGGAGGGAGTGGTAGCGGCGGAGGGGAGTTGGGTTtggaaaccgaactcccctctGCGGCCCGTTTTAATATGGGGCGGCCGCCAAGTTTCTCAGGGCCCCGAACCGAACTCTGTTTACGGTCCAGGCCACGAGTTCGGGCCCTGTTATGGGCCTATTTCGGCCTGAACCCGTAAACTAGCAGGAATTTTTCGGTTCCGGCCTCTTTTTCATttactgctagagatgctctaaggttgTGAACATTGAATGTAGAAAGGTTGATGAGGCAATTAGAATTTTTTTGAAGATCTTGAATAGATTTGGCATATCATGTGAGCACATTAGCATCAATGACCCAAGTTCTTGCTCAGACTGTAAGTTACATTTATAATAATGGGATGTATGCTTACTTTTTCAGTCTTCCTGTTTCTTCTACTGTAATTACACATCAAGTAGAGTGTATGTCACCTTATACAAATCCATCTATATGCAGTCACCATTATCACCTTTAGTATAATTGTATTACATGATGGTGGTGCTCAACATGGCTGCTAAATTTCACCAAATTTAGTTACTGGGTGATCTGGTGACAACACAATAGTTACAACGTATTCTCATGCAGAATATATGTTTGGATATCCTATATTTTTATTGTTTATTTACTGATTAAATAATAGTTGTTCTCATCGGAAATGCAGTTTATTTCTGCTCTATTTCCAGTTGGCAGATTCCATTTTACGAAGAATCTCCAAGTGATAGTGGATAGAATCCATCTATCCACCAGTGAGAAACTGCTGTTCCCTCATTGTTTTTATTGTTTTTTCTATCTTCTTTTCAGTTTGATTGATGCCAAATTGCACGTATTCTGTTACTACCTGAAGACTGAACCATCTTTAGTTCGAAGGCCGGTCTGAATGATCGTTTGTGTTACCCTCACAATGCTAAACTCCTTCATAGCAACGAATTTGGTCAAGGGCACTTTCGGAAAATACTTTTGGGTCAAGCTGTATGATAGTTACTCTACATCATAAATTACCGACATACTGGAACCAAACTTATTATGCCCTGTCATGTTTTGTGAAGTTTTCAGTTTCCAGAAGCATCAGTGCTGCAGCTTCCACTACTAATGGCTCCTGAGATGTCTGTGCTCGGTGGTGATGTTAGACTGAGAGGCTTTTTACGGTACAAATTACTAGTCCTATGGACGAGTAGTATTGAGCAAGTGCAATTTAGGTAGGTAATCTTTCGGTAGTTTCTTTTCATGTAAAGGAAACTTGGCCAAGAATCCAAGATTAGGGTAATGATCCATTCTTCCAAAACGCCCGTCCATCCGCTTAGGGAATGTACAATGATAGAGAAGACATGCATTCCCTTACTCGCCACATCAGGTAGAGAAGATATTAGATATATGTCATACAATTTATTATCTTTTACATCCATATCTAGCAATTAATAGAATAATTAAATTTTGGTAGAAAATTTGTTGCTAAGGAAAGACATATGTGATACAATGGAGAAAATAGTCTTCTCTTATTTCCAAGAGATgatcccttagctaagggaagacaacCTTCTCTCTCTTCATTTTCTCTCCTCTAACTAAGCAAAAATCTGACGTGGCATCTCTAAGAGAAAGCTGACATCACCCTCAGTCATAGTCAATCCCGTGTATAAAAAATATCTTGCGCAATGTATCCGCTAAGAGCAACTTCAACGGAGACGCGCTGAAATAATTACTAATTTGCAGCGCGGGTCTGCAGGCCTGGTAAAATTGCGCGCGCCAAATTTTTTATCGTGTGATAGAAAAAGCAGCGACTCACGAGCTTTCTTTCATGCCTCGGTGTGCGTTGTATAAAAGACGCGCCGCACGTGTCCTCCAACCGTCTGCCATTTCAGCGCGCGCTTTTCCCCACCCCACAGATACCGCGCCACCGCAATGTAGTCACAGCACTATTCGAGCTCTGGGTATTGCGGCGTCCACAAGCACCCCAACGGCGCCTTCTACGTGGAGATCCAGACCGGcgacgagcgcatcggcctcggaaCGTTCGAAACTGCGCACGAGGCGGCGCACGCGTATGACGCCCTGGCCTGGCGGCTTGGACACCCGCGACGAACGATGAacttccatgacgtgtggacgcgccagtaGGCCGAGGCCCTCACACCACCGCGCCTCTCGTCACGCAAGAGGGGCCGTGCCCCAGCGAGAGGTGGAGCTCCATCTTCTCATCGCCGAGCGGGATGAGCATTCACTGCTCGAGTGGACGGCCTGCTTCCCTGAGGGTGCCGCGGCCGAGAAGAAGCACTTTGTAACTGCAAGAAGGCGCAGACGGACGCGAAGAGGTCCCCCTCGCTCGGATGGCCGACAAGGCGGTGAGGCAGACCTTCATCGAGGCATAGATGACCGGTCCGATGACCATCTCCGAGGATAACCCCCGTTGGGCTGACATGTTCTCGTCAACTTCagcgtcgaccacgacatcggacTCGTCCGATGTCGAGTTTTTAGATTAGGTTTATTTTTATCTACACTAGTTTGTAAAATATAAACTATCTCTATTTTATGTTCTATCTAAACTAGTTTTATCATATTTTCTAGATCTTGTTTTATGctatttttttgcaaaattatgttTATGGCACTGCATTTTAACGCCTTTATTGGAGGGCGATTTTGGTAATTCTTTACGCACGGCTTTTTAGCACTTCCGGTGGAGAACAAACCAATGTCACGCGTTATGTAAGGATGCAGCGCGGTCAAGTTGGCTGCGTGGCATTTCTAACTTTTTTGACACGAAAATAGATGGCAAGTCAAGAGAATCCGTTTGTCTACATAATGGAATGGGATCGGCACTCCAACCTAACCAGGTCTGGGTGGACAAATTTCTGTCTCCTGAAAGTACCCTTTAATGGGCAGGAATTTACCCATTTTACATTTTTATGGAAAAATACTACTCCTTTGCATAACAAGTATTGATCAATCTTAGCGTTTAGATCTGGCTACTTGGACGGTTGACGTGTCGACGTGTCTCTGTCCCTACCGTAAAAGATCCATCGACTAAACCCTTTTGTGTTTCTCCAGAGAGTGGTGGCCCTGTGATGTCTGTTATCGCTACATTCAGTTCCTGGCTTTCTCTCTTTTGGTCTTTTGCCGGAAATCTTGCTTTGTTGGCTATTTGCCTATTTGCTATACTTCTTCCAGTTCATTGAAGTCGTAATTCGTATGTTTTGAAAGCTTTAATCATCATGGTCAGAGCAGTGCCATGTTCCGTTATCAGAACCGGAAGTTAGGCGAGAACATTCAGATGCTTCCATTTTCGGCAGTAGAAATCGGGTCAGTGTGCCCTGTATGACCGCATCAGTTTTCTTTGCAGGAGTCTTGCTCCATTTAACCGTCTAGAAGGTGGACTTTTCCTTGGATGAGATGTTGGACCTGAAGCTGGTTTTTAAGGACTCAAGGCCTAGTATTTGATCATGCATCTTTTTTTTTTCGCGGTGCAGTTTTCAACCTGTTGTTTGTTCGTCCAAGGTGGACTTGTCCACTTTCATCCGGAGCTAGGTTCACCCCAACGCAAACGAACAAGAAAAGGAACACAGCCGTAAAAATCTATCTGTAGACCTACCAAACAAATTGGAATGGATACATCTTTTTCTTCAAAATGGATCGACCAGGTGAAGACGTGGGTGCGGCACGCTAGCTAGATTTATGTCCTCCAAAAGCCAGTAGACTTTACTGACCAAGACGTGCTGGACCGGGTGGGCATTTCGGCGAATCTTCCACAGGAAAGCTTCATCTCCTTCCTCCCCTTTCATCGCCAGCGCTAAAATTTGGTCAACACCACATCTACAAGAGTTCCGAGCTCCCCATTCCGCGGAACAGGCCCGGCAATGTCGTCCGCCGGCGCTGGAGGCAAGCCGTCGAGGTCTGCCATCGTGGCCGACACGGAGAGCGGGCACCACCTTCTTACGATCCACGGTTACTCCCGCACCAAGGGCCTGTTCACCGGAGAGTGCGTCAGGTCCAGCCCATTCACCATCTGCGGGCATCGCTGGAGCATCGACTACTACCCCAACGGCATACGCTCGGCAGTCGAGCATTACATATCCCTCTCCCTGATCCTCGACGAAGATGTCGCGGAGGCGGTGAAGGCGCAGTTCGACTTCCGCCTTGCCAGCGATGTGGAGGAGCCCGAGCAAGTTGCGGCGCTGGCGTCGGCACCGGTAAGAAGATTCTCTTCCCGGGGCGTATCGTCGTACACCTCGTTCATCAGAAGGAACGAGCTGGAGAAGTCCAAGTATCTCGTAAACGACTTGTTCACCATCCGGTGCGACATCGCTGTTGTTCACAACTACCGGGCGTTGACCGACGCCGTGGCCTTCGTCTCCGTGCCTCCTTGCGACCTGCGCCGGCATCTCGGCGAGCTCCTCGAGACCGAGAAAGGCGCCGACGTGGTGTTCGAGGTCGGAGGCGAGACGGTCGCCGCACACCGGTGCGTGCTCGCTGCCCGCTCCTCGGTCTTCAGCGCCGAGCTCTTCGGACCGATGGTGGAGGGCAATGCCGCCGGCGTGGTCGTACGCATAGAAGACATGGATGCAGAGGTGTTCAAGGCGTTGCTGCATTTCGTGTACACGGGCTCATTGCCGGAGGCCCGGAAGGAAGATGAAGATGTCACCTACCAGcacctgctcgtcgcagcggacaGGTATGGCATGGAGCGGTTGAAGCTGATCTGCGTGGAGAAGCTGTGCCAGTACATAAATGTGGGCTCAGCGGCGATCATCTTGGCGCTCGCCGAACAGCACCATTGTGAGGGGCTGAAGAAGGCGTGCTTCGACTTTCTCGCCGCTCCGGCGAATCTGAGGGCGGTCGTGGCCACCGACGGTTTCCAGCATCTGAGCAAGAGTTGCCCTTCTCTTATGGTCGAGGTGATCACAATGTCCTGCGCATTACTTGAGTGATGGATCGCCGAGTGTTATGTCAATGGTGTTACACGATTTAGCCACATTTCACCTAATCTTTGTCAGTTCATTGCATCTCTGCAACTGTGTTAGTTAACAAGAAAGTACATTCAAATCAGAGGGCATATAATGGTCAGGTTTTGGGCAATGGTAGCCCATGGATTGTAGATCTGTGTCATGTGATTTTGCTTGTCTTTTACCAATGGGTACTCCTCTCTTTGAGATATTGGCTCTAAAGCTTCCCTTCTTCTGGGGTGAGGTGGTATTCATCCCTTGTGAGTTCAGCTGCTTCGACAAGCTTTGGAAAGTGTGTGAATCATCTGTGCTCCTTCGCGCTGTAGGGATACATGTCCTCATGTGCGCCCTCGCTCGTCACATAGATATggtttgtgttgttgccacttgcCACTGAGGTTGATCAGGAGTAGGGCGATCCCTTCCTGGAAAATATCAAGGGGGGAAGTTAAGCATGGATCAGCTAGTTAATGCAGCACCTTTAGAACAAGTACAATAAATCCTAGTCAGTTGGctacaaggattaaaataatatatttgtgtctagttggaggagagcgaagaggagagagaatgtaagtgggctctcatgcaagagctagctctagcacgtgcttctAGTCAAATTGTGTTAATGAAAAGTGGGTCATCCATTAAAAAAATAGTGCATTCCTATAGCCAACTACTACGTATTGCACTTGTTGGCTACAAGTtggctatatatgacataatatctTGTTTATAGCCAACAACCGGCTACACTATTGGAGTTGCTCTTAGGCATGGTTTATTGTGTTTGTGgccttgaaataaaagcaataatT includes the following:
- the LOC127305247 gene encoding BTB/POZ and MATH domain-containing protein 1, with the protein product MSSAGAGGKPSRSAIVADTESGHHLLTIHGYSRTKGLFTGECVRSSPFTICGHRWSIDYYPNGIRSAVEHYISLSLILDEDVAEAVKAQFDFRLASDVEEPEQVAALASAPVRRFSSRGVSSYTSFIRRNELEKSKYLVNDLFTIRCDIAVVHNYRALTDAVAFVSVPPCDLRRHLGELLETEKGADVVFEVGGETVAAHRCVLAARSSVFSAELFGPMVEGNAAGVVVRIEDMDAEVFKALLHFVYTGSLPEARKEDEDVTYQHLLVAADRYGMERLKLICVEKLCQYINVGSAAIILALAEQHHCEGLKKACFDFLAAPANLRAVVATDGFQHLSKSCPSLMVEVITMSCALLE